AGAAACTCTATTGATGGGACAGGGCTGGCTGCATGGAGGAAGTGGGACTAACATGATCCTGGGCTTGGGAGTGGAGGTGAAGGTAGGGACTCTTCATATAGCCATCCCTGGGGGCTCTGGGCTGTGGGGGCGTATGGACTTTGAGTTTGCTttctggaaaaggaaagaggaagagaaatccCTTGGGGGTGGGAGGTTGTTTAAGTCAGCTGCACTGTCAAAAAGGAAACAGCACAGCTTAGAGAATCAGAGACTTCCCCTCAGCAGGCCTCAGAGCCCTCCATTACAAAATGGAAATAGCAGTCATTCACAGGGTGTTGAACTTAAAGTGTCAGAAGAGTGACAAGGtgcttttaaaatgtagatatGAAAGGGGAAACTGCTGCTGACCACATGGTGATAGCTAGCCAGGCATTACGAGGAGACTGAACCATCTTTGTTATCAGCGTGGATGAAAGTCTTTCACCCAGTTCTGAACTCTAACCAGCTACAGCCTTTGGGGGCACCATGGATTCGCCTTTCAATTCCCATATGTTCACTCACCCTCTAGTGAATATCCTGCTGTCTGCCCAGAGAGGACATCTTAATTGGAGGAGCAGCCATTTGGGAGACTAGCCTCTGGGGCAGGAGCAGCCTTTCAGGGTGGGGAAGGCCCAGATGACCATTAACTTCCATCTGGGGGTGGAGATGCCCGGCTGGGTGGGTGAGGAACAGAGACGTCCTGAGTGAACACCAAGTTTCTTACACACGCTTACTCAATGTGTCTATCTGACCCCTCCAAGGACATCCTGTCCCCATCTTCCTCTTGCGCAAGGTACCCGCCCAGCAGAAAGAGGCTTGAGGCTTTGCAGTGGACAGGGGCCCAGTGCCTGCTCTGGATGACTGTCCACAGCATCTTGGGTAGCAGGAGGGACTTTCCCCTCCCAAAGGCTAGTGCTCTACAAGTGTGGATGAACATGTGATCCTGCTGTGTTGCTGTTACGCACACAGGCGACTTCATTCTCTAGACCTGTTTTCCAGTCTGCAGAGTTTGCTTCTTAAAGGTGTCGGCAGGATCCACAAGTCTGAGAGCTCAGGCCCGGCACACACTTCAGGCCGTAGGTGGGGTTAGGCGCGTCTCCACCCAGACCGGCTCCCGCCCCCAGCCCGCTTCCTCCTCCCAGGGGCGGTCCGGCCCAGCCCTCGGGGCTCGCGCACCACGGGCAGCCCCCTGCAGCCAGACCATGTCCGCCGGCTGGTTCCGGCGCCGCTTCCTGACTGGGGGTCCACTCCCCGCGCCGCGGCCGCCCGGGCCACGCGCCAGCCCTGTGCCCTACCGGCGGCCCCGCTTCCTGCGTGGCTCTGGCTCCAGCCCAGGAACCGCCGACGCCTCGCGCCGCTCGGACTCCCGGCCAGTGCGTAGCCCAGCGCGGGGCCGCACGCTACCCTGGAACGCAGGCTACGCCGAGTGAGTGCCTCCAACTCGGGATACCCTTGATCCAGGAACCCCCATCAGGGCTCCCGCCTTATCCAGTCGAGGGTTCTCTGCTGATCTAGAAAACAGGCTAACCTGAGTGACACCCCCATCCCACTTGTAGATAACCCTTCTTGTCCTCAACTAGTGACTCCTTATCCTACCTCAGTGTTTTCTTTGGGTCTCCAACCTCCTTAAGAGAAGAGTGTTGATGGGGAACGACTTGCACTCCAAGACTTCCAAGATGAGGCCGGGAGACTGTAGAATTCCAGCATTGTGGGATTTGGGAATCCCAAATCTCACCCAGGGTTATATGGCCTGTGCTGTGTGGAACACCTAAGATGCGGCAGGGGATAGGAAAGGGAACCCTTGATCCCTGTAGAAAATTCACTCCTACTTCAGCCCTGTGTCAACAGATAAGACTCTAGAGGGTCTGGGCCTTGACTTTTCTCTTAGTCACAAAGCCACTTAACAGGAAACTTAAATCAAAATTGCCCAGAAGTTTGTCAGGAATAACACTCAGGAACTGCTGCCTCTTTCTGGGGTCTCTGTACCCAAGGGGACACAGGTATGTCACTGACCTGACCTTTTTCTGGCCTCAGGATCATCAATGCAGAGAAATCTGAGTTCAATGAGGATCAAGCTGCCTGTGGGAAACTCTGCATCCGGAGATATGAGTTTGGACCTGAAGAGGATAGGGAATGGTTGACTCTGTGCCCAGAAGAAGTAAGTGCAGCCAGTTCTGAACTTTTCTTACAGGCTGGGACCAGGGTATACAGGCTCTCGCCTTGCTGCCCATATTCTAGTGCAAGGTGGACCAGGGGGGAAACTGGCAGAGCCTGACATGGAGGCCCTTCCTGTGCAGTTCCTGACGGGTCATTACTGGGCACTATTTGATGGGCACGGTGGTCCTGCAGCAGCCATCCTGGCTGCCAATACTCTGCACTCTTGCCTGCGTCGGCAGCTGGAAGCCGTGGTAGAAGGCATGGTGGCTGCTCAACCCCCCATGCACCTCAGTGGCCGCTGTGTCTGCCCCAGTGACCCCCAGTTTGTGGAAGAAAAGGGCATCAGGACAGAAGATTTGGTGATTGGGGCCCTGGAGAGCGCCTTCCAGGAATGTGTGAGTATACCCTTTGGAGAGTAAGGGATGTTTTTGATCCCAGGGACCTGAGTGGGGCATCCCTGCATAACATAACATATAAGGCCATATAACCTTGGACTGGGAAGACATGATTTGAGTTTGTTTCTTATTGTCACTGTCATCTTAATCTCTCCTGTTTGCTCCTTCTACtacatgctttttttttggtaggtgGGATTGAatagggcctcctgcatgctaggcaagtgttctaccactgacctacatccacAGCTCAGTGCACTAAGTGCACATGCTGCTAGTCCTTGGGGCAAGGGCTAGTTTCTCTTCCTCTGTTTTGAGTAGCACTTCCCATATCTGCATCTTCTAACTACAGGGATTGAGGACTCATGGCTGGACTTTGGGCTGGGACTGCCAGGCCTGCTTTTGGGGAGTGAACCTTAGAGTGGGATTGGGAAACAGTGGTATGATGGAAGTACAGGTGGCAGCTAAGATGGCCTTGGTTTGCTCCAGGATGAGGTGATCGGGCGGGAGCTGGAGGCCTCAGGCCAGGTGGGCGGCTGCACAGCTctggtggctgtgtccctgcagggaAAGCTGTATGTGGCCAATGCTGGGGATAGCAGGTGAGTTCTTGGAGTGTGgacaggggtggggtgggcaggagaAAACCAGAAAAGGGACAATGAAAGATGACTGGAAGTGGAGGTTTAGAAACAGGGAGGATTGAATGGCCAAGTTGTTTGTACCTGGCATATGTCAAGTGTGAGGGATGCCAGGAAGAGCATCATAGGGCCCTTAAATGCTAATGTGAAAAACTGAGCCTTACCCTGAAGACAGTCTAAAGGGCTTTGAACCAGGGATTGGTATGGCCAAAGCTGGCTCCTGATGGTGAAGAGGGGCTGGCAGGAGGGTATCCATGGATGAGATCTGTGAAGATCACTTCATagatccctcctcctcctcctcctcaacccCATACAGGGCCATCTTGGTTCGGAGAGATGAGATTCGGCCGCTGAGCTCTGAGTTCACTCCAGAGACTGAGCGGCAGCGAATCCAGCATCTGGTAGGTACCTTCACCAGTGGGAGGCTATGGATCCCCAAGTCCTGGATCCAGAGCCATGAGGGGCCATAGAAGGGAGATTGACCTGAGCATGGCCTCCCCACCCAGGCCTTTGTCTACCCTGAGCTTCTGGCTGATGAGTTCACCCGACTGGAATTCCCTCGGCGGCTGAAGGGGGATGACTTAGGGCAGAAGGTTTTGTTCAGAGATCATCACATGAGCGGCTGgtgaggagggagggggcatATGGTGGGGAGAGACCTGAGGTCCAGGCTCAGCTGTGCCAGTCCCCCTCTTCCTGGGCAGGGTGGGCCCTATGAGGGTAAAATAGCTGGGCCCTGGGTTGGGAGACAAATGAGGGCTTGGGCTGATGCAGGCTCTGCTTCTGGTAGGAGCTACAAATGTGTGGAGAAATCAGATCTGAAGTACCCACTGATCCACGGACATGGCAGGCAGGTCAGTACCTAGTCTCCCTTCAAGAATCTCCATCCACTTGCTCCATGAAGGTGGGAGTTCCTTTGTTCCTTAGTGGGGACTGTGGCTAGTGTCCTGGGGTCTGTTCCCTTGTTTCTTCTTCAACGCACAGCTCCTGGGGTCTACAGTCCACCCTTTCCTGTGTGCTCAGGAGTGCCAGGGTCTTATCACCTCAcatctctcctctttcctcaggCTCGGTTACTGGGAACGCTGGCTGTCTCCCGAGGACTGGGAGACCATCAGCTCAGGGTCCTGGACACAAACATCCAGCTCAAGCCCTTCTTGCTCTCTGTCCCACAGGTGAGAGGACAATGTATTCCACTCCAGCCTCCATCTGCCTGTAAAGACAGGGAGTGAGCCTGGTGGGAGCCAGGAAGGGAGCATTTAAGGATCCTCAGGCTTAACTTTCAGGTAACTGTGCTGGATATGGACCAGTTAGAGTTGCAGGAAGAGGATGTAGTTGTCATGGCAACTGATGGACTCTGGGATGTCCTGTCCAATGAGCAGGTGGCATGGCTGGTACGGAGCTTCCTCCCTGGGAACAGAGAGGATCCACACAGGTATGTAGATGCCAGAGACCTAAGTAGTTAAGCTGAAACAGCACTGTCAGCCAGCCCAATTAGGGCTGTCTCAAACTTCTCAGAAAGTAGGGGGAGTGATTGTGGgtcaggaaaaaaatcttaaggcTAGGGAATAgaatatacctcagttggtagagtgcttgccttgcatgcacaaagtcctggattccatccccagttcaaacacacacacacaaaaaaaaaatctttgggttGATTCCTGTGGTCCTACCAGACTTGTTTGCTCGGCTCATAGTTGGACTACATTTTTTTGGGTCCTCCAAATGTCTAACCTTTGCAGGGAGTTATCCTGGAAGGCTGGCCTTGTCCCTTTGCTCTGCCTCCAAAGTACATCTGCATGATGGTCTTCACAGGTTCTCGGAGTTGGCCCAAATGCTGATACACAGCACACAGGGGAAGGATGACACTCCCACAGGGGAAAGACAGGTGTCCTATGATGACGTCTCTGTGTTCGTGATTCCCTTGAACAGCCAGAGCCAAGGAGGCAGTGGCTACTGAGGATTCTGACACTGCATCCAAGAATCACTCCAATCATTGCAGTATGGGCATGCCTCCATTAAGGCCAAGAGCAGGCCCTGTTTGTCCCACCCACAGCCCAATGTTCCTGCTTCTCACCCAGGTTCATCTGTTTCAAGGGGATTTTTTATACCAGGCAGCAAGAGCTGGAAGAGTACAAAGAGCCCAGCCCACCAGGTCCTGCCTTTTGCAATAATCACATCACTCTGGTAGAGGGATCTGATTTCCTACAACTTAGGAAAACCTTGTGAGGGTTCTCAGACAGGATCCTCAATAGCCCAAGAATATTCTTAGAAAGAGATACCCACATTAAGAGTATTAGTCAAAGATGCCACAAGGGGTAGCATCCTGTATTTGGATACAGGTTTTCCAATCCATGAATGTTAGGGCATCCATTTAAAAATCCTCCAAGAAAATCTTGGGCAGTCTCACATCTGCTATCTTGAAGAAAGCTCTGGAGGAGACACCAGCTTAGGTTTTGCCCTGTTCTTTGCTGTTGGAGGGCATGGCCCCTACAGCTAAGGTTGGGGGAAGAGCAAAAAGGGGCAAGAGGAGCTTCCAGAGTTGGCTGGGCAGGGAATGCTTATCACTACCTCTGGCCTGGCCTTCTAACTGACTGCTTCCCCCTGGCCCCAGTCTCACCACCAATgcctttgcttttgtttcttatcACATTCCTATTATTAAATGTTCATTTGCAGAAGAGTCCTTGTGAATTGTGAACTGCTTGTACAGCTTGGATTAAGGGCACCTTCCAGAGGATTAGTTTTAGCTCTACCATACAAACTTGCATAGAGTTGGAACTATTTTCTCTGAAGCCCCCCTAGTTCTTGAGTGAGTCCCCCTCAACCCCCATTGTTGCCCAAGAAACAGAAAGGATGCCTTTACTACCACTGTAAACTCAGCTTTAGGTACCATAAGGATTACTTTTTCACTTGATTTTGAATGCAAACTTCTTTTAAGCCGGATTTAGCAGGAAACATACATCTGTTAAGATCCTTGGGCTTGCTGCTTGACAGCTTCAATTTCTTCACAAGACTGTTGGCATCTAAAACTTACTAAGGCTCAGGTAGTATTTGAACGACAAGGCAAACCATGACTTAAGCTTCCTCCGAGTTCCTGAATTCACTCCTAGAATCGAAGTAACTTTTGCCAGGCAACTCAAGTTTTAGACTGCAGCCAGAATATCCAGTAAAACATGGTAAAACTTGTGCAGTTGTGAGATTCCATTTCTCAGATGTTTTTCAACAGAAAAAAGTATTACCATATATATTCCATTTTCCATATAATTGTATTCCTCAGCCCAGGATTTCTAGGCCTGAATCTGGGCCCAGTTGGGGCCATAACAAAATGATAGTCCTTGAAGTTCTGCATAGCATCTCTTATCAGTCAGCTGGCAAATGCCAGAATGCTGTCCTAGCAGCCTACAGGAGACTgacttcctccttcctcagcacaGCCTTCCCCCTTCTCCCTGAGCAATGTGTGGGCAACATTCTGTCCCTGCCTCTTCCCTACATCAACTGCTAAACCAGCTCACCCCCATAGCCTGCTGGCCTCAATTCCGAACAAAGCTAAAGGCTACTCCCTGCTCCTGCTCTTGTTCTTTGCACAAGGCCAAGACCCAGGGAATAGGTGCAACAGGTCTTTCAATTGCAGGGAGACCACAATGAGAGTGGCTGTGGCAAGGGCAGCCATTCTGACTGATTTGTTCATATTTCCCAGCAGAGCTAAAGCTGCAGTAGCCCTCCCACCACACCACATGATGGTCTCTTACTCCTTGAGTACTCTTGAGTCAGGAGAACCTATCCAAGGCCAACTACACCCAAGCCAGAAGGGTCCTTCTATCAGAGTCCCTAGCCAACCTCCCAAGTGGTATAGAAGTAGTCAGAGTGGCAGGATTTTCATCTGCTCTAGTTCAAAAAGTCAGAAGCAGGTCCTACAGCTCTGATGATGTTGAGCTAGAGCAGCAGGCCCCAGGAATTACCATCTCACCAGGCTAGGCAATAAGTTACCAAAGCAAGTGGCTAGGCTTTCTGCCGGACCTGGTGTAGAAGCCACCAAAAGCCAGGATCTAGTAGGGGATGCATATTCCAAGAAGTTGTCATTCTGGTCAAAGGTTGAAATAgtggtgtgaggtgtgtgtgtgtgtgtgtgtgtgtgtgtgtgtgtgtgtgcaaggcaGACTGACATATATGCCAGATAAGTTCCGAAGATTAAGGTTGGCTTAGGCTTTCCTTTAAATGTCACTCATTTCTGGTCCAGTGGCTGCCTATTAGAGCCTAGGGGTTCTTACTCGCCCATAGGCCTTATCTAGCAGGGGTTACAACAGTCCATTCACACAGCATTACAGGGAGCCTCATGCAAGCTAAGAGAATGAAGGTAGAACAACCCATCccctcccactctccctccctctgggTACCAGGCAGACAATACTTCAGAAACTCAATGGAAGAGGCTGCACCCATAAAATTCTGTTTAAGACTGTtaacatggaaaaaaaagtttatatgttAAGTACAAAAGGGACATAAAATTGTATATACAGTAGAATAACAACTATGTAAACACACCAAAAACCTATGCACAGAAATGTGTAGAGGAACATTTAACACCAAAAGATTAACAGTGGTACCATTTGGGTGGCCAATTGATTCTTTAAAATTCCCCTAATTATCCTTAATGAGTACTAATTAAGATTGAAATAgggagtaatttttttaaaatatccccaCTGGCTGGTGGTTGAGCAGTGCAGTGTTGCTGTCACATACAAAGCAGTGGCTTTGGCCCTAACTCCAGCCCCCAGCAATACATTTACTGCAGGGCCAGCTCTcagtctttctctcccttttatcCTAGCCACACTTCCAGCTTAATCTTTTCTATTCCTCCCCAACTCTGCTCCACAGGGCGTAAAGTAGAGGCTGTGAAGTGACATGTTTTTCAAAGGACATGATGCCTCAGCTTTGGACATCTGAGAACTCAAATACACATCATATTCCTACTATTGGAGAGTTCCTTCTCTGTTAGTtacatgtatataaattatacagcCTTTCTTGTTAACTCAGTTTCAAGCACCATCTCTGACCATTCCTAATGTGAACTTTCTACCCTGAAAAGCCAGGG
This window of the Ictidomys tridecemlineatus isolate mIctTri1 chromosome 3, mIctTri1.hap1, whole genome shotgun sequence genome carries:
- the Ppm1m gene encoding protein phosphatase 1M isoform X2 — translated: MGQGWLHGGSGTNMILGLGVEVKGRSGPALGARAPRAAPCSQTMSAGWFRRRFLTGGPLPAPRPPGPRASPVPYRRPRFLRGSGSSPGTADASRRSDSRPVRSPARGRTLPWNAGYAEIINAEKSEFNEDQAACGKLCIRRYEFGPEEDREWLTLCPEELEAVVEGMVAAQPPMHLSGRCVCPSDPQFVEEKGIRTEDLVIGALESAFQECDEVIGRELEASGQVGGCTALVAVSLQGKLYVANAGDSRAILVRRDEIRPLSSEFTPETERQRIQHLAFVYPELLADEFTRLEFPRRLKGDDLGQKVLFRDHHMSGWSYKCVEKSDLKYPLIHGHGRQARLLGTLAVSRGLGDHQLRVLDTNIQLKPFLLSVPQVTVLDMDQLELQEEDVVVMATDGLWDVLSNEQVAWLVRSFLPGNREDPHRFSELAQMLIHSTQGKDDTPTGERQVSYDDVSVFVIPLNSQSQGGSGY
- the Ppm1m gene encoding protein phosphatase 1M isoform X3; the protein is MGQGWLHGGSGTNMILGLGVEVKGRSGPALGARAPRAAPCSQTMSAGWFRRRFLTGGPLPAPRPPGPRASPVPYRRPRFLRGSGSSPGTADASRRSDSRPVRSPARGRTLPWNAGYAEIINAEKSEFNEDQAACGKLCIRRYEFGPEEDREWLTLCPEEFLTGHYWALFDGHGGPAAAILAANTLHSCLRRQLEAVVEGMVAAQPPMHLSGRCVCPSDPQFVEEKGIRTEDLVIGALESAFQECDEVIGRELEASGQVGGCTALVAVSLQGKLYVANAGDSRAILVRRDEIRPLSSEFTPETERQRIQHLAFVYPELLADEFTRLEFPRRLKGDDLGQKVLFRDHHMSGWSYKCVEKSDLKYPLIHGHGRQVTVLDMDQLELQEEDVVVMATDGLWDVLSNEQVAWLVRSFLPGNREDPHRFSELAQMLIHSTQGKDDTPTGERQVSYDDVSVFVIPLNSQSQGGSGY
- the Ppm1m gene encoding protein phosphatase 1M isoform X1, whose product is MGQGWLHGGSGTNMILGLGVEVKGRSGPALGARAPRAAPCSQTMSAGWFRRRFLTGGPLPAPRPPGPRASPVPYRRPRFLRGSGSSPGTADASRRSDSRPVRSPARGRTLPWNAGYAEIINAEKSEFNEDQAACGKLCIRRYEFGPEEDREWLTLCPEEFLTGHYWALFDGHGGPAAAILAANTLHSCLRRQLEAVVEGMVAAQPPMHLSGRCVCPSDPQFVEEKGIRTEDLVIGALESAFQECDEVIGRELEASGQVGGCTALVAVSLQGKLYVANAGDSRAILVRRDEIRPLSSEFTPETERQRIQHLAFVYPELLADEFTRLEFPRRLKGDDLGQKVLFRDHHMSGWSYKCVEKSDLKYPLIHGHGRQARLLGTLAVSRGLGDHQLRVLDTNIQLKPFLLSVPQVTVLDMDQLELQEEDVVVMATDGLWDVLSNEQVAWLVRSFLPGNREDPHRFSELAQMLIHSTQGKDDTPTGERQVSYDDVSVFVIPLNSQSQGGSGY